One genomic region from Nocardia vinacea encodes:
- the hisH gene encoding imidazole glycerol phosphate synthase subunit HisH, whose amino-acid sequence MKSVALLDYGSGNLHSANRALIRAGANVEVTADADIALAADGLVVPGVGAFAACMAGLREVKGERIIGQRLAGGRPVLGICVGMQILFERGVEFGVETEGCAEWPGVVERLSAPVLPHMGWNTVSAPTDSVLFAGMASDTRFYFVHSYAAQTWDLPPSEHFATPKLTWAEHGVPFLAAVENGPLSATQFHPEKSGDAGAQLLRNWVNSL is encoded by the coding sequence ATGAAATCCGTCGCTCTGCTCGACTACGGCTCCGGCAATCTGCACTCCGCGAACCGCGCGCTGATCCGCGCGGGCGCGAACGTCGAGGTGACCGCCGATGCCGATATCGCGCTGGCCGCCGATGGCCTTGTCGTTCCCGGCGTCGGTGCGTTCGCCGCGTGCATGGCCGGACTACGCGAGGTGAAAGGGGAGCGCATCATCGGTCAGCGGCTGGCCGGTGGTCGTCCGGTACTCGGTATCTGCGTCGGCATGCAGATCCTGTTCGAGCGCGGGGTGGAATTCGGTGTGGAAACCGAAGGATGCGCGGAATGGCCGGGTGTGGTCGAGCGCCTGTCCGCACCTGTGCTGCCGCACATGGGCTGGAACACGGTGTCGGCTCCTACCGACAGTGTCCTGTTCGCCGGAATGGCCAGCGATACCCGTTTCTATTTCGTGCACTCCTATGCCGCACAGACCTGGGACCTGCCGCCGAGTGAACACTTCGCCACGCCGAAGCTCACTTGGGCCGAACACGGCGTCCCATTCCTGGCGGCCGTCGAGAACGGTCCGCTGTCGGCGACGCAGTTTCATCCCGAAAAGTCCGGCGATGCGGGCGCGCAGTTGCTCCGCAATTGGGTGAACTCGCTGTAA